CCCCCCTCTGAAAAGGTTTGGGCCTCAACTTTCCCAACTTTGAATTGTGTTCAAGTTAAAGACAAGCTTTTTGAAGGCCTAATCTTGACACAAAGTCACCTTTTCCCCTTGGGTGTCCATTTACTCTCTTTTTTGGGGTCTTTGGATGAACAGGACCAGGATGGGGACAGAAGCCACATACAAAGGCATGCAAGGAAGCCAAGGAATCAGTGAGATGAGGACTACTGGCACCCAGTACTGCATTGATGATTACATGCAAGCCATGGCAATGGAGAGGAGAATAAAGGAGGAGGGCCTCAGATGGCAGagggatgctgctgctgctgctgctgcagatgGTGGTGCTGCTGCTTCCAACCTCCAAACCGTGGGATGTTCGGTGCAAGAATCTGACCCCTTTAAGGTACATCAGCTGaaaagaaaagttaaaagaAACATTGGGAAAACTTAATCAAAAGTATCACATTCTCTTGGAATATTAACTGGTTTCACACGCTGACTTACTCATTCTATTCAACCATTTATAAATGGATCTACTGCAATTTAGCTAAGCTCCTACGTACACATTGCATTTGTCAATTTGCCATGCAATATATTAGATTTTTATATATATCTgtagggcccacttgtcatacatGGATTTGGTCAAGGCGGCAACAAAGTAGtttgtaaaaaatattttttattgggCTGTGCATGTTGTATTGTCTTGACCATACCTATATTTTCTATGTTCCTGATTTTGAATATCTTAGGTTGTTTGACTACTGTACAATCCGTATCCTGCTGCATTTTTAGAATTGTCAGTAAATGTTTGTTCCCTTTATCTTACTACATGTGCAAAACCCAGATAAGCTCATGAATACTTGTAGTAGTAATTTCAGAAGGACAAGGATGCACATGCACTGATATGAGAAGACTGCGAATATAGTCCTTAAAAGTTGAAACCCCCTGTCTTTAACAGTGATGACCCAAATAACTCCAGGCATTTACCTCACATCGCAGTAGTGATTTGTCATTTGTGGTAGTAGCGTTCTGCAGCCTTCAATTGAAAGCCTTCCATGTTGCACCCAGTAGAATTCATGCTGATAAAAGTGCAGACAGAATTAACCCAATTAAGACTTCACTGTGGTTTACCTGAGTCTGAAAAAACTGCTTATATCCTACGGCTTCTGGAACGCATCAATAGCGTAGATGTTGTACGTTACGGCACAGATCTGCCGATCCTTGTGATTTTACTGCAGCAAGGAAAACGATTTTCAGCAGGGTCAAGTCCTGGTAAAAGTTGCACGTTCAAGGAAATAAATTTGATAGTTACTGCATGCGTACTTCTCCTTAGGGCAGCCACAATgtttatctataggctctctacaagagatccatgtcagcatattttcctacttggaagagattaaatgaagagagagagcaaagctatctactaacctggagatagtctatagagaagaggcaatggattagagagctatagatacccatgtagacataccattgaagtggtttactattaatctaatctattgctgagatgtacattttttatagatagcaccttactttatcaTTGCGGGTGCTTTTAGACCATACTGTCATCAATGCCCATTATCCTAAGACCATTTTTTGTCATCAATGAAGGAATTTAATCCATCTAAACTGTTGCTTTCATTGGTGTTGTGCAGATCATCAAACCAGAAGTGCACCATCTTGGTCCCGTGTTGAAGCTGCAATGCTCCAAGGTGGAGAACAGTGGATTCATCTCCAGCAGCACCGGCACGGCTGCAAGGGATCaaccggagccgccgccgctggagaaATGTTCGCTGTCACTCTCCCTCGGTCCAGACCCCAAATGCATGCCGGCGATCGCCTCGTCGCCGAGCGAAAGCAGCTGCATcctctcgtcgtcgtccagGAGCTTCAGCGACTGCTCCGGGAACTCAGGTTGTCTTGTTGCCCCGGGTGTGAACTTGGAACTCTCCATGTCCATCTGTGGATCTTAGACCTTGGTTCCAGTAATCCAGTTTTTGTACATCAGTCAGTCTCACATGTCGGTTTTGAACTTTTAATCACCTGCTTCAGTGTTGATACGGTGATACCCTGATCATGTTAGGAAGTTAGCCAATTGCAAGATGTCAGTGTAGGGCCTTGAGTATGCAGTGCAATGATCCTAAATCCTAATTAGCAGTCCACCTCCAGTACGTGTATACAGTATAAGTGGCAAAGTTCTCTAGCTCCATCCAGAGTATCACTGTCGTACTGTTGCTTTCAGGCTTCAGCACCaaagaacagaaaaaagaaaggcgAGATTCTTGCCGCCTCACAACATCTTTTCCTTTGCCTCCTTTTGTTGATCATGTCAAAGATGGCTTTCCAGAGTAGGGCTCGGCCAATGGTAACATCAAAGTTCTCTTTGTGGATCACATAACTTAGCCAAGTCTAGGGAGAGGATACCTTGTTATTCCTTGGCTCTTTGCAAGTAGTCAAAAGGAAATAAAAGGAGAATATATACAGGAAACCTCACAAGTCCATGTACTAGTAGAGTGCTGCTGCCCATAATGTTGTTCCTAGTTCCTACCACTGACTTTGACAGCTCCTGCAGCTGTGAGAATACCCTGAACAAAGGAGATTCTCTTTTTCCAAAAATCGCCCCTGCATTTCTCCCTTCTGAGCCAGCTCCTCCTTGAGAGCATCCAAAGAAAACATATGGCGATTTTTGGAGGCTACAACAACCTCCTCTTGTTGGTGCCCTCCTCACATTGAGCTACTACTACATGCAGAGCATGCCTCATGCAAGCAGGGTCTCCAGCTGACCTGAGATGCCATGATCACTCCAACAGTCCTACTGCAACAGAACATGCCGGAGGCACAGGTGCAGGAATGATGAACAATCTTTGACCATTCTAGCCTTCACAGAAACATCTTGGTTATCAAGTATTTTCTCTTTGATCTCCCATTGCAAGCTGCAGCACTGCTTTATTGATTGGAGAAGAGTGTGATTGATTGGAGAAGAGAAACAGTCAAGGCATGTACTAGCCGCCGTAGGCGCGCGCGTGTGCAGAGCGTGTAGACACGGAGATTGGATAGAAAGGTGCAAAAGCTAGTCACACAGGACCACTGGCTTGCTGGTCAAAAGAGTAGACAAAACTGAACTATTACTACAAAATACTAGTAGTGTGTAGGGAAAAATGGATGAAACTAAAAGGTGGTAGAGTACTACTGTACTAGCAAGGAAATAACATCATTAGCTTTTGTATTCTTTTCAAAGCTTAAAATCCATTTCCACTACCCAAAAGTGTGAAATTGACAGAGTTTCAGCCGAAGTACGAAGTATTACCATGATGAGGCTGGGGTACGCTGCATCGCAGGGGGGAGAATTACGGTGGACGAAGCAAAAGCTATCACAGGTTTCCTTCGCTGCCTGCCTCTCGAGGATCAGCATCATGCAATGCTTTGTGAACTGGCCATTACTAAGATAAAGTTGTGGGAACGATAGCAGGGTCATCATATCCCAACAAGCTTTCTGGGCTTTGACAATGAAGGGCACTGAAAAGGTGACAAGAAGCTAAACTCCAAGAACAGGAAAGAATTCTGGGCTTTTAGCACTGACCTTCCCAAAGCGATCTGTCTTACTGAATGCCATATCATAATGGTTGGGCAATCATATTTGTTAGGATCAATTTGTTCTCCTAACCATATCTTGATTGTAGTAGAAATCAGTAATCCTCTGGAAAAGGCAGATTTATCTGCTACAGCTCGCATCCGTAGTAGTGCGTAGAGAACTTGAAAACTTCAGCAACATTTCACTTCACTGTTGCTTCTGCGCCGCACATGAAAATGTACACTATTCAGAGCGTTAGGCACAACGTATGATGCTTAATATGCAGAGAATTGTAGCGTGTTTAATGGGGCCATCTGAATACCTGACCGAAGCAAGTTCCGTCATTTCTCATCATGGATGAGTGGAAACTGGAAAGACATAGCCTTAGTCCTGCAGGCAAATATTGACATATTTGTTGTTTTCTCCATGGAGTTTTTCGACTTTGCTGCTTGGATTCTTCAGTCATTCAACCTGTAAATACCTTGTTAAACTTGAAGTACAAGGTGGAGGCAATGCCACCCCATGAGATTTGAGATCCACTAGTGGCACTGAATTTCCACCAGCTGATTATGCAGAAGCTGCCGCCATTTTGGAAATGCTTCATGCATCAAAACTTACAGATATCAGTCAGCATCAGCATCATTCTTTTGTGCTACCTTTGCTCTGGATctctgttaacgaccaaatttagtaatatcagcatcggaaaaggagattagatcgaggtggagtcgaaggcggagattgatccgagaacagagcaagaatcggctaaagtccagatcggctacgattaggatcggctgggtctgagtcggactaggtaagccgatgcagccgattctgacagtataatttggtgtatgacatcgggttgaattgaggtgcttcaagatgattgccgcacatgtatagagtcctgagaaggcaattgtatctattaattagaatgttttatgtaacttccttagagatatgtttgggtaaaagtctgccgcaaagacttatggtatcttaaagtttgttagagatagtggtcgtgtccggtatggacatatcttgtaattctcgggtataaatagaccccgagccctatgtaatttttaacacatacgttcaatacaatttcggcgcatcgccacctttttgctttagttttgtttcgatgagttcttactttcgggttgagctgcatcggtttcgatcttcaacaagaggtaaaacttgttatgacgacttgtgttctcgagattagtgcttccatctttatgacactctaatcttgtctatataattcgtcgagttatcatatatcttacataatctttggcaatatcgtcatgtaacctacaatcggctaacatctgttaatagaaggtagccgattaggttaaatgcGACGTTGTCCTAGATTATATAAAAtatctaccactttatgaaacatccagtggcttgattgtctagatattgtttttcttttcatacttgatgctgcatcagttgagtttgatctattaagtcgtgcttagaatatcaatctctagcctgtcctctggttgccgattagggtagtatcggagtttcagccgatcttatctgatttaaccatatttgATCTATGTGCTTtagtgacatgttaaatccgccctttatgtcaagatcttattgcatttaagtatattaagcttttgtttggtatattatatttgttttgatatctttatataaagtagtatcggagtattagccgatacatgctagatctatctgatcggccatgctataaatatatataatcctgttattaatatatatttcgatctaagtgatttatactgtctcggcatggtgaccgatctatcccaatcacttgatttaagtatatattaatataagaactatatatcgttaatatctacagccgatcgaatagatttagttccttactatctatttataaccgccgatcgattcataaacgacatcggctcaaagataaatgatatgtcatcggcacctagccgatcagctatcatttatagatttaaccacgaattctttgtctctatttcttgttaattacaggatcaaatcaactggcacgctcatacattcgaaggcgagctttggacctgcactggagttaagcagatcccccaggcctcgtgttttctgtcaacaatcTCTCTTTCATTCATGTACCTCAAAACTTTAGCCATGGTTAAAACTTATGATCACCCTTAAGAATAGCTTTGCCGTAATAACAATATCGCAAAGGTAACTCAACTAAGATGATACTACTATTAAATGTATGTCCGCAATAATTACGACATGTGAGCTCTACTTTGCTAGAGGTGAAGCATGGCACTGAAGGAAATTCGACTAGCAATGGTAGTGCATAGTTTCTCCTGCTTTAGTTAATTTACATGGAACACATGCACATATCACAGCATACAGACGCAAATGCTTTACGTATAGACAATGATGTTGTCATAATTTACACAAGAGATGTGCACAAAGTCTAATCCTGACCTGTTAATTCTGAGCTGAAGGACTCTGAAGTGGGCCGGCCGGCGTGATGCATAGATGATGGATGGAACTGACAACACTGAAGAATGAAAGTTGCCACTTACTACAGAAAGAGAGGACAATCAGAAGCTCGTTTGCTAAACGACATTAGGGTGTGTTCTCTAGTCTGGCAGTTGTAAAAGACAAGGCAACAGTGCCAAAAGGTACCAGCTAGCTTGCAAAAGCTGAAGAACCATGCAGCTGAACGTCATTTCCTAATACAATTAGCACGCCATTTGCAGATCATGATGGAATTATCTGTCCGGTTCAGAACATTTGCAGAGCTCAGTAATTACCAATTCCCTTACAACAAAGCAAGCGCAGTTTACACCTTGATGACACAGATAGCACAGCAGCAGAAAGGCAAGTTTTTCATAACAAACACTTACGGTTCACACATGTTTTCAGAATGTTATTGCTTGTTATCACGAGGTTTGGGACTTCAGTGGTGCGCCAGTTTTTATCATAAGATTCTGGAAGGTTATTCGAGACATAATCAACAGACTAAGCTGCACAATCAAGCCATAGCATTTTTGCAAACAAACAATTTACCATGCTATGGAACAAAATCTACCAAGCCATAGTATTTTACCATTGAATGAAATGAGTTGGGGAGTTGAGGAAGCTAAGTTTGATGGAGAACATCAACATGACCTGGTAGAGATCAAATCAAGCTATAACATTTTGCATCTAAAACTATTAATCTTCTAACTTACAAGGACAGGTGAGTATCACCACATTGCTAACTCCACGTTTGTAGAATCTTTACTGTTCCCTCGAAATCATTGTGGGGCTACAAACATGCCTACTGTTGTAAATTCAGACACTACATGGCTACATGCTACTCTAAACATGCCTATCTGCTGTAAAAACAGCAATTAACCAATATGAAAAATGCAGGATGTAACTGCAATTCTGAAACCAATGGCATGGGACTGCATATTCATTCTTCCCTTCAGTATAAACATCAAGATAAACCACTGATATTCTACTGACAAAATTTGCAGCCTCGTTCTATTGCATTTATTCTTAATTGCAATACCAACACTCCAACAGACGCCAGTTATACAGGTTAAGAAAGAACCATAGACAATATACAGGCTAACATAAACAACAACCAATGTATCACAAATCAACCCACAACCCTAGATGCCTTAACAATAAAAGTATAGAACAACCAGACATGCTCTGCATCATTCACAGTTTCACACCTCTCTGCATTAATACAGCATTTATATAGCATCATAACATTGAGCTTGAAGTTCCAAATGGAGGCATAAACTTTTAATCATTCTCAATACACATCTAGATATCCATAAGCCGACATTATCAAGCTAGCTAATCCAACAGATTCTTACTCTCAAGTTTCATTCAGATAAAACCCATGCAGATATAAATCCCTAAAACAACTGCTAACCTCAACCCAGTAGATTGGATTCATTGGAACATATGCAGCTAATACAGTTAATTGTTCGGAATTAAAAGCTCAGGTTAGGCGCGTATCTCGTCAGCGCTTGCCTCCCCACGACCACCGCGCCGGCCATGAGCCCCCCGACGGAGCTGCCGACGATCGCCGCCCGCGGGCCGGCAGCCGCGCGGTAGAGCGCGCCGGTACCGatcccggcggcgacggtgttGGCCCAGCCGTCGGCGTCGCGGAGGCCCCCCACGGTGCTCTCGATCCCCACGAAGAGCAGCGCGACGACGCCGAGCCGGTTGCCGTACGCGCGCCCGAGGGAGCCGCACTGGTTGAGGACGCGGCTGCCCCCGCAGCTTCATCGActcgccgcgctccgcctcctccgccgcgcgcttcagccccgcggccgcccccgccgcccggcCGACGAGGTAGCCGCAGCCGGTGTAGAACGTGAGGTCCTCGCCACAGGTGCGGCGGCTGCGGAGCGCCTCCTCGTGGAACAGGAACTCCGGCGAGGTCGGCAGGTCGTAGAGCTCGCGGAACGAGATGGTGAGGCCCTCCGGCTGGTCCGGCTTGTACGTGCGCCGGGACGGCCGGCGATCGCCGTAGGCGGGCTGGTCggcggcagccatggcggcgAGAGGTGGGTCGGTTTGGGGTTTCGTAGACAGTAGGCTTGGGCCTTGTTCATCTTATTACTACGTACCTTGTTATGTGGGCCTTGTGTGATAATGGGCTTTTAGGCCCATACAGATCCAATTCAGCCAAACCTGTCCATTTGGCAATTTCTGCAACCTCCTAATAACTTACTCAGTACCAAAAATTGTGAATTACTAATTTAGCTTTTGTAATtgataaattaaattgtttttATCTCCTTGTGAATAATTTGGTGTGGATCTAGCTGTAGTGGTAGATTGCTACTAGAAGGTTAATTTCTACATCTCATATCACTGTCGACGAAAATTTACGACGTTGATGTGCTCAACCAAAAAGGCCATCCCATGTCGCATTCTTCACAGCACCAAAGTAACATTCTGGTCTAGGATACAAGTCTTTAATTGTTTATCTAGTACAGAGCCTAGAAAGCTAACCACATGTCCACATCCACTTCAACTTTGAAGCGGTGCCTGCCGGCCTAAAAAAGGTTCAGCAAATAATTTAATTCATGGGTACAGAATAGGGCAACGATGGACCATACTACAGTACCAAATTATTCCTGCCAATGCTAATCCAGAATCAAAATATCTAAGCATAGCAAGTACCACTCGTGACCCCTTTTTAATCACCCTTGTGATCAGCAAGAATGCATACAAAAACCATCAGCTCGATCTTCACAAAAGGTGTGTGCAATTTCTTTGGAGTATGACCTTATGGCCATTGGCCAAGCATCGCAACCACCATGGCGTATCATAGTATTCATATGTGCGTGTGTTTCTGCTCACCAATCGCACAATTCTTGATTACTTTCGTCTACGTAACACGATGTTTTTGTTTTCACGTCAAGATTAGTTATTACGATGCATTGGACCGATCAGATCGAATCAGATCGTGCCGACAATTAGTTTTCGTGGCGTGCAAAGATTCGGAGTTCAGATTATTGGTGAGCAATGTTGAATTTGGCCAGGAGGATGGGAGCAAATTGGGCGCCACCATGACCGTGCGTTCTGACAAGGTCTAATCATGGTACTAACAATGAACAAATTGGGTTAATTTGTGCCTGGATTCTCGCTGATTCCGTGTGCATATTGTTGGCACCTGTACGACGCGTCCAATCAGCTAACCACGCGATTAATTATCTCTTTTAATTATACTCTTGTCGTGTTTGCAGCATCAGGAGTACTAGGGAGCATATTTTTCTAGTACAAATCAAGCTAGTACTGCAACTATCCAACCATGTAGAGACATTGGTGCGATGCTATCTAAATCTGAAAGTGTGAAATTGAGTAACAAATAGTACATATGAATTTGAGCACAAACTGAACATATTTGTTCTTTGTGAGAAAGGAACATATATATATCGGTTGCATTCACATCAGAATGGTCAGCGAAAAGCTTAACAAGGATCACGAAATTAGTGATGGGAGTAGGTATGTAAAATCAATCAGCAGCTGCTCAGTTAAGTTGTTTAGTACAGAAGTGGATACTGGATCTTTTATGAGGTACTACCACTATTACTTTTTCTTTGAGAGGATGTCACTAATATTTGTGCGATCTTGAAGAATGATATAAATGAATGATAATATATACCAGGCAGTTGTACCGTACACAATGATTTGGTATCATATATAGAGTGGCTATCATTTGGAAATGAGGATTACCGAGAAACACTAGTACTATATATTAGTACGCTCAGTAGACGTACATACTAATTAGAGCTGTAAAGGCACACCTACGTACGTGCATAGAAGAACTACCCTAAATCCTAATAAGAACATTAAGAACATAAGAAAATTGGCGACTGGGAATCACAAGGTGTTAGTAATGGACATCTCTACTGTCCACCTACGCCCTACGGTTTGGTTAAGTTTACCATATCGATGGTCTACTTGCAATTTTCTACTAGAAATTAAGGAATAACATGTACGTGGCTCAACCAGGGAACATACGAACTCCCTATATATAAAGAGCCATGCTATATATGGCTACTTGGGCATTGGCAAAGAAGGCAATTTCAGGTCTACACGATAAAAGATCAGGCTAGCTAGCAAATCAAGTAGCTGAAGTATCTAGCTAGAGGGCTAGAACTTGAAGatggagaaagaagaagaggacATGGTTTGGTATTGTTTCGGCTCATGTCGTTCACACAGATGTGAGCCGAACCAATATCACTCATGTATTCTTCATTCAGAGAACTTCTGTCTGAATTCAAGCATGTTAGCTTTGAGCGATTCATTGTATGCGCTGGTAAGTGCTATAAGGTTTTTTGGTAAGTTTTAGATCTGGTGTTCAATGATTCTTTGAGGAGAAAGCACTTTTAAATAGAGATTATTTGAAGGAAAAGGTATGCATGTCTACAGTTTGAGCATAAGAGAAGCTAATCTCGCAAAAGAAGAGAAACCAATCTTTCTGATTTCTGAGGATTATTGATCCATTTGTCATATACTCTTGTTCTACTCTGAGATTTCATGGAGGTTGAAgaggttcatatatatatggaaaataTATGTGACTTCTTTATGATAAGTTTATGACAGATAACCAATAATGCTTATGAATTAAAGAAGGTGGTTTAGCATTTCTATCAGCAGCGCAGCAGTAATTTTCTCTACAGTATATGTAATGATTTGGAGTTTTGGATGTCAGAGATTGTGTAACTCCGGTAGTTTTTGAGGTTTGGGGCTATGAAGACAAACCCGGCCTTGAATGTTCATATGTTCATTTCAAGCACTGCATATTTGTTCAATAAAATACAGAGTAGGTCTTATATAAACAGCAGCTTGAACTTGAACGCATTCTTTTCTCAATAAGAAAGTGTAAACTCCCGGCCATTCTTGGATGCCATATCTACCTTTTTATATTTGATCTAATGTTATTTACGGTATTTCTACAATGAATTCCAAATTTGGTACCTGGGACCTTTAACATCAGTTTGTTTACAGCTCCAATGAGAATTAATTCTTGTTTCACTTTCACCCCAGATGTGCTAGGAGAAAGAGAACCAATTTACAGGTATAAAAGTTTGTTTCTTCCATGACTTGTCACCTTCTTTTAGGAGTACAAAAATTACAGGCAGTATGTTTCAACGGAGTTACTAGCTCGATCGTGACTCCGATTCGGTGATTCCTGATTACCAACAGATTCAGAAAGGTGATTTCAAAAGTTTAGTCAAGATCTCTCATGGACGCTAACTCATCCTGTCATCCAGCTGTCCATAGATATACACTGATGTACTCTGCCTCGCTATTCCCAAGTCTGATCCAATTACACATTGTCAAGCTACTACCTGGGATGCCCTTTTGGAGTTTAGTGGCTGTCAATTATACACATCATAAACCCAGTGCCATAGATTTGCTTATATTAACAAACCTGCTTGCATTTCCACGTAGTTTGCATGCGCCGTGCATCCTTCTGACTCGTCACCGGCGCATGTGTTGGTCATTACAAATTATCAGGTTTATACTTTTGTCATATGACGCATGCCTCATGTTAGAACCATGACATGGGACTTTTCTATCTCTACACGCTATTGTTTGGTGTTCACGCTTCCATCAGCACAGTTTTTTAAGCACTGGGAGTCATCAGAAAGATGAACAGCTTTCAGGCGCTCAGAATGATCCACACTTGAAATTCAGACAGAACTACAGTAACAACAGAAAGTCACAACTCTCCTGCGTAACACAACACATTACTCAATCACAGCTTTGATTTACCAGGCCATGTCTCAGATTACAGCTATACAATAGTAACATGCATTCCCAGTcacgtcaatttttttttccttttaattgGATGTTTGAAGTTCATTCCTAGCCTCGTATTTTCCACAAAACCACTATTCTATCAAGTGAAAACTCCATACAATGCTCAAACTCTAAAGATCACTATTACTTCAGGAAAGTTCATACAAGGAACTACTGTCTTCAGGTAAGTTCATGCTCTGCGATGGTAGCAGACTAGCAGTGTGTTCCTCCTTTCCGAAATGAAAGGAAACGAGAAGCCTCAGCAGCGTGCTCTAGTGATGCATATTCAGAAACAGAC
This window of the Oryza sativa Japonica Group chromosome 4, ASM3414082v1 genome carries:
- the LOC4336691 gene encoding myb family transcription factor MOF1, with product MGSGGGGCGRNGAVRQYIRSKVPRLRWTGELHCSFVQAIEFLGGQDKATPKLILQLMGVKGLTISHVKSHLQMYRCSRLGSHGTGRRSEMQPQLQRKHSCGADEQVPREFLCPPLKRTRMGTEATYKGMQGSQGISEMRTTGTQYCIDDYMQAMAMERRIKEEGLRWQRDAAAAAAADGGAAASNLQTVGCSVQESDPFKIIKPEVHHLGPVLKLQCSKVENSGFISSSTGTAARDQPEPPPLEKCSLSLSLGPDPKCMPAIASSPSESSCILSSSSRSFSDCSGNSGCLVAPGVNLELSMSICGS